From one Mya arenaria isolate MELC-2E11 chromosome 4, ASM2691426v1 genomic stretch:
- the LOC128230256 gene encoding uncharacterized protein LOC128230256, with the protein MASNSGSRDGQQLSRNVFQVMNQLGYSPDMVNKRRQMQKDMDIAYNKNGDRYTRITAGSKAEGITCPYESDHDRLYEDKHVACVVAPEENSEITESEKTSTIFEMKSDHCHPGHFQLKLFKHGTVRNNWIESSLFRAANGDTCISSDLFTTQISKHVQESMQKGWKSHAKAGPSVPRSKGIYMEDQVFSFRCLSQRAILKDWRERDRTNWPSRSLREEVIKCLPHLVPTGCKGSENFDKEWRICFIRGELALTCSLIEGQYKLYVLLKLVKKSCFAPICDSVSSFIMKNIVFWLSEEYTADFFTAENLLETATIALTRLHKAIVDNHLPYYMIPGRNLLHNRIKHADKAQLLETITELIQDGPKLVMRCKRISDALSTPEARLLQEGIKRDKLEILKLRMIKYRTEVCKPGMSHIEEMKLAWAREEYRQTQFKLMDILIPEWRCRLFSELSSSEVKLEDFSEEEIGLIQWMKSVLREVFLTVDYPYIMEEIKLNDPNCSVQMFDEDTVLTVMGKYNLLLGRMLQQI; encoded by the exons ATGGCGAGTAATTCCG GTTCAAGAGATGGCCAACAGCTCTCACGCAATGTATTTCAAGTCATGAACCAATTGGGATATAGTCCTGACATGGTAAACAAGCGACGCCAAATGCAGAAAGACATGGACATAGCTTACAACAAAAATGGCGACCGTTATACTCGAATAACAGCCGGAAGTAAAGCTGAAGGAATAACATGCCCTTACGAAAGTGACCACGACCGGCTTTACGAAGATAAACACGTGGCTTGCGTCGTGGCCCCAGAggaaaattcagaaataacCGAAAGTGAAAAAACAAGCACAATATTCGAAATGAAAAGTGACCACTGCCACCCAGGACATTTCCAATTGAAACTATTCAAGCACGGTACTGTGCGAAATAATTGGATAGAATCATCCTTGTTTCGAGCGGCAAATGGTGATACATGCATTTCAAGTGATTTGTTTACTACTCAAATATCTAAACATGTCCAAGAATCAATGCAGAAAGGTTGGAAAAGTCATGCAAAAGCTGGACCATCCGTTCCCCGAAGCAAAGGCATATACATGGAAGATCAGGTTTTCTCCTTTCGATGCTTGTCGCAGAGAGCAATACTCAAGGACTGGAGGGAGCGAGACAGAACTAATTGGCCATCTAGGAGTTTACGTGAAGAAGTTATCAAGTGCCTACCACACTTGGTACCTACTGGATGTAAGGGAAGCGAGAACTTCGACAAGGAATGGCGTATATGCTTCATTCGGGGAGAACTGGCACTGACATGTAGCCTTATCGAAGGCCAGTATAAACTATATGTTCTGCTAAAATTGGTGAAGAAGTCATGTTTTGCTCCAATCTGCGACAGCGTTTCATCGTTCATCATGAAAAACATCGTCTTCTGGTTAAGCGAAGAATATACAGCTGACTTTTTTACTGCTGAAAATTTACTTGAGACAGCGACGATTGCTCTAACACGACTACACAAAGCTATCGTCGATAATCACCTCCCGTATTACATGATTCCCGGACGTAATTTGCTGCACAACAGGATTAAGCATGCAGATAAAGCTCAACTCCTAGAGACTATTACAGAGCTCATCCAGGATGGACCAAAGCTTGTTATGCGATGTAAGCGAATTTCAGATGCTCTTAGCACACCTGAGGCGAGACTTTTACAAGAAGGCATCAAACGTGACAAACTTGAAATACTCAAATTACGTATGATAAAGTATCGAACGGAGGTTTGTAAACCAGGAATGAGCCACATTGAGGAAATGAAACTAGCTTGGGCAAGGGAAGAATACAGACAGACGCAATTTAAACTCATGGACATTCTTATTCCTGAATGGCGCTGTCGTCTTTTTTCCGAGCTATCGTCGTCTGAAGTTAAATTGGAAGATTTTAGTGAGGAAGAAATCGGTCTTATCCAATGGATGAAATCAGTGTTAAGAGAAGTATTTTTGACTGTAGACTATCCGTACATTATGGAAGAGATAAAGCTGAACGATCCGAATTGTTCAGTTCAAATGTTTGATGAAGATACCGTGCTGACAGTAATGGGGAAGTATAACCTATTACTCGGTCGCATGTTGCAACAGATATAG
- the LOC128231189 gene encoding NEDD8-conjugating enzyme Ubc12 yields the protein MIKLFSLKQQKKDGVDTSQQSGSNKKSSAAQLRIQKDINELNLPKTCQVDFPDPDDLLTFKLVICPDEGFYRGGRFVFNFKVGQGYPHDAPKVKCETMVYHPNIDLEGNVCLNILREDWKPVLTVNSIVYGLQYLFLEPNPEDPLNKEAAEVLQNNRRLFEQNVAKSMRGGYIGSVYFDRCLK from the exons ATGATCAAACTTTTCTCCCTTAAGCAACAAAAGAAAGACGGTGTCGATACATCTCAACAGTCGGGAAGCAACAAAAAATCCTCTGCTGCGCAGTTACGAATacaaaaag ACATAAATGAGTTGAACCTTCCCAAAACCTGCCAGGTAGATTTTCCAGACCCTGATGACCTGCTCACCTTCAAACTGGTCATCTGTCCAGATGAG GGGTTTTACAGAGGAGGTCGATTTGTGTTTAACTTCAAAGTTGGCCAGGGATATCCACACGATGCACCCAAGGTGAAGTGTGAGACAATGGTGTATCACCCAAACATAGACTTAGAGGGGAATGTCTGCTTGAACATTCTCag AGAAGACTGGAAACCCGTTTTAACAGTTAATTCCATTGTCTATGGTTTGCAATACTTGTTTTTG GAACCAAATCCAGAAGATCCATTGAATAAAGAGGCAGCAGAGGTTCTCCAAAATAACAGACGCTTGTTTGAACAGAACGTAGCAAAGTCGATGAGAGGTGGCTATATAGGATCTGTTTACTTTGACCGCTGTTTAAAGTGA